One segment of Gammaproteobacteria bacterium DNA contains the following:
- a CDS encoding SDR family oxidoreductase codes for MSRILIAGCGDLGTTLGQALHTAGHQVWGLKRHPADMPPGIQPIAADLTDSATLTNLPPRLDCVVYSAAAAGFSEAQYQAAYVTGVSHLLEALRQASQHPKRLLFTSSTSVYAQHQGEWVNEDSPAEAQGFSGRCIRQGEQLMWTSGWPAIAVRFGGIYGPGRTRLVDSVRDGAATCLEGPPIYTNRIHRDDCARVLEHLLQLPEPEQLYIAVDDCPAPLDEVLDWLANQLGTPKPRRVAQTPVKPGAETRRDPTTRIRASKRCSNARLRATGFQFRYPGYRDGYAAILQRQFTQNPALVKS; via the coding sequence ATGTCGCGTATTCTGATTGCTGGCTGCGGCGATTTGGGGACAACCCTCGGACAGGCTCTGCACACCGCAGGACATCAAGTCTGGGGCCTGAAGCGCCACCCGGCTGATATGCCGCCAGGCATTCAACCGATTGCCGCTGACTTGACCGACTCCGCGACTCTGACCAACCTCCCTCCCAGGCTGGATTGCGTGGTGTACAGCGCCGCCGCCGCCGGCTTCAGCGAAGCCCAATACCAAGCCGCTTACGTGACCGGAGTCAGTCATCTGCTGGAAGCGCTGCGCCAAGCCAGCCAGCACCCGAAACGACTGCTCTTTACTTCCAGCACCTCGGTGTACGCGCAGCACCAGGGAGAATGGGTGAATGAAGACTCACCGGCTGAGGCACAAGGTTTCAGCGGTCGCTGCATCCGCCAGGGCGAGCAGTTAATGTGGACCAGTGGTTGGCCAGCCATCGCAGTTCGTTTCGGCGGCATCTACGGCCCAGGCCGCACCCGGCTGGTTGACAGCGTCCGTGACGGTGCGGCGACTTGTCTGGAGGGTCCGCCGATTTATACCAACCGTATTCATCGCGACGACTGCGCCCGGGTGCTGGAGCACCTGCTGCAACTTCCCGAACCGGAGCAGCTTTATATCGCTGTTGACGACTGCCCCGCGCCGCTGGATGAAGTTCTGGACTGGCTGGCGAACCAACTGGGGACGCCGAAGCCGCGTCGAGTCGCTCAAACCCCTGTAAAGCCTGGCGCTGAAACCCGCCGTGACCCGACGACGCGCATACGCGCCAGCAAGCGTTGCTCGAATGCCCGACTCCGCGCGACTGGCTTTCAGTTTCGCTATCCCGGTTATCGTGATGGGTATGCGGCGATCTTGCAAAGACAATTTACTCAAAACCCTGCGCTGGTAAAATCGTAA
- a CDS encoding EAL domain-containing protein, producing MNQAKDPDSQRLRLVNHLKLIEDLWQKLYYVKWNPKSFVMLARLAQDMLKNAQGRDDERLLKLVTQLEHHVKGCATANAMPPESERQRLIALIDALRFILVKNGGSLSDEPRTRPLLTAHPEIFLVAPEGDKPSLMTKLEDFNYRVRHISKLAEAEERLHERIPGAVIIDMDFPEGAETVLEMVANLQTQIGLRSPVLFLAERNDMAARLEAVRAGGTAYFSKPVDNDELIGLLRELLLPQTSEGHYRVLIVNDRPTEAWEMAGALEEQGVTPRVLIQPLQVLQDIHRFQPDLLLIDLDLKEVAGLDLAKVIAQHRDCDILPIILLCYPADVTHYLMNLEVPGASLLTKPVPVSYLCWEVKQRLRRARAIRVKLSLLSDSDVVSGLYNRRRFMVLMERELEAMGLRLQALVVIFIMLDNLRSIRDSAGVATADEVVGQAAGRLRQVLTSEQPSARFSDTVFAVLAPNLFGEAPLNLARRIRDVLETGFYKVGDQALLLRTSIGVAVTNDRSQDHLMLIQRADSACGLAQEAKSERIYFQQNAPEAKRDHETSSRARVLDQVREIVEHEWLWLVFQPIASMRGDVNERYEVLLRLRDNQGQELVSGNIFGVVHNHELGLTLDRWIIAQTLEMLRQRQTTTTLFIKILPITLQDKTLSVWLRGKLEEAGVEAQRIVFEVAESTAERSLRDMFTFLSGIKLLGCGFCLDRFGRGTDSLSLLKNLGADYVKLDMYFVNNLAKDTKKQAQLKELVHNLESLGAATIVGGVEDIQAMPVLWSLGVDLIQGFFLQHPYREMSYDFTSAGF from the coding sequence ATGAATCAGGCAAAAGACCCGGACAGCCAGCGTCTTAGGCTCGTTAATCACCTGAAATTGATTGAGGATTTGTGGCAAAAACTTTATTACGTCAAGTGGAATCCCAAGTCGTTCGTGATGCTGGCCCGTTTAGCGCAAGACATGTTGAAAAATGCTCAGGGCCGAGATGATGAGCGTCTGCTCAAGCTGGTGACGCAACTGGAACACCATGTTAAAGGCTGTGCAACCGCCAATGCGATGCCGCCCGAATCGGAACGACAACGGCTAATCGCGCTGATCGATGCGTTACGTTTTATCCTGGTTAAAAATGGCGGCAGCCTCAGCGATGAACCGCGGACCCGTCCACTGCTGACAGCGCATCCTGAGATTTTTCTGGTCGCCCCTGAGGGCGATAAGCCCTCGCTAATGACTAAACTGGAGGATTTTAACTACCGGGTGCGGCATATTTCCAAGCTGGCTGAGGCTGAAGAACGGTTGCACGAACGGATACCCGGCGCAGTGATCATCGATATGGATTTTCCCGAAGGAGCGGAAACGGTATTGGAAATGGTCGCTAATCTGCAAACACAGATTGGTTTGCGCTCGCCAGTGCTGTTTCTGGCTGAGCGCAATGATATGGCGGCGCGACTGGAAGCAGTGCGCGCGGGCGGGACTGCTTACTTCAGCAAACCCGTCGATAACGATGAATTGATTGGCCTGTTGCGGGAACTGCTGTTGCCACAAACCTCGGAAGGACATTACCGGGTGCTGATCGTCAACGATCGGCCTACCGAAGCTTGGGAGATGGCCGGCGCGCTGGAGGAACAGGGCGTTACGCCGCGCGTACTCATTCAACCTCTGCAAGTATTGCAGGACATTCATCGCTTCCAGCCCGATCTGTTGTTAATTGATCTCGATCTTAAGGAAGTCGCCGGACTGGATCTGGCCAAGGTTATTGCGCAACATCGGGATTGCGATATTCTGCCGATAATTCTGCTGTGTTACCCGGCAGATGTTACACATTACCTGATGAATCTGGAGGTGCCAGGCGCTAGTTTGCTGACCAAACCGGTGCCTGTTAGCTATTTGTGCTGGGAGGTCAAGCAACGGTTGCGCCGGGCGCGCGCCATACGCGTCAAGCTAAGTCTGCTCAGTGATAGTGATGTGGTCAGCGGTCTCTACAATCGTCGGCGCTTCATGGTGCTTATGGAGCGGGAACTGGAGGCGATGGGCCTACGTCTGCAAGCTTTGGTGGTGATTTTCATCATGCTGGACAATTTGCGCTCTATTAGAGATTCGGCAGGTGTAGCGACAGCCGACGAGGTTGTAGGGCAAGCTGCAGGCCGGTTGCGGCAGGTGCTGACTTCCGAGCAACCGTCCGCACGGTTCAGTGACACCGTTTTTGCGGTACTGGCGCCGAATCTGTTCGGTGAAGCGCCGCTTAATCTGGCCCGCCGCATTCGGGATGTGCTGGAAACCGGCTTCTACAAAGTGGGTGATCAGGCACTGCTGTTGCGGACCAGTATTGGCGTCGCCGTTACCAATGACCGTAGCCAGGATCATCTGATGCTGATCCAGCGGGCGGATTCAGCCTGTGGACTAGCGCAGGAAGCTAAGAGCGAACGCATCTATTTCCAGCAGAATGCCCCTGAAGCGAAGCGCGATCATGAAACCTCTTCGCGAGCGCGGGTGCTGGATCAAGTCCGCGAGATCGTTGAACATGAATGGCTTTGGCTGGTTTTTCAGCCTATTGCCAGTATGCGCGGCGATGTAAATGAACGTTATGAAGTATTGTTGCGCTTGCGCGATAACCAGGGCCAGGAACTGGTGTCAGGCAACATATTCGGCGTAGTACATAATCACGAGCTGGGGTTGACGCTGGATCGCTGGATCATTGCTCAAACCTTGGAAATGCTCCGGCAACGGCAGACTACAACTACTTTATTTATCAAAATCTTGCCGATCACCTTACAGGATAAGACTCTCAGCGTCTGGTTGCGCGGAAAGTTGGAGGAAGCTGGCGTTGAGGCACAGCGCATTGTGTTCGAGGTCGCCGAATCGACGGCAGAACGTAGCCTGCGTGACATGTTTACCTTCCTCAGCGGCATCAAGCTACTTGGTTGCGGCTTTTGCCTGGACCGTTTTGGCCGAGGGACGGATTCACTGAGTTTGCTCAAAAATCTGGGCGCAGATTATGTCAAACTGGATATGTACTTCGTCAACAACCTTGCTAAGGATACCAAGAAGCAGGCCCAACTCAAGGAGTTGGTGCATAATCTGGAGTCGTTGGGCGCCGCCACCATTGTTGGCGGCGTCGAAGACATACAGGCCATGCCAGTGTTGTGGTCGCTGGGCGTGGATCTGATTCAGGGCTTTTTCCTGCAACATCCCTATCGCGAGATGAGTTACGATTTTACCAGCGCAGGGTTTTGA
- the ilvD gene encoding dihydroxy-acid dehydratase yields the protein MPDYRSRTTTHGRNMAGARALWRATGVKDDDFGKPIIAIANSFTQFVPGHVHLKDLGQLVAREIEQAGGIAKEFNTIAVDDGIAMGHGGMLYSLPSRELIADAVEYMVNAHCADALVCISNCDKITPGMLIAAMRLNIPAIFVSGGPMEAGKTRLAMHKLDLVDAMVAAADDHIDDATVAEYERSACPTCGSCSGMFTANSMNCLTEALGLSLPGNGSLLATHADRRELFLEAGRRIVDLTRRYYEQDDASISPRSIATFEAFENAMSLDVAMGGSTNTVLHLLAAAQEGEVPFTMRDIDRLSRRVPNLCKVAPATQKYHMEDVHRAGGVIAILGELDRAGLLHRGARTVHSETWVEALDRWDIARLTSWDEARTRYSAGPAGIPTQQAFSQDTRWPSLDLDRESGCIRAQPHAYSQDGGLAVLYGNLAEDGCIVKTAGVDEDNLRFQGPARIMESQEDAVSAILGGRIQPGDVVLIRYEGPRGGPGMQEMLYPTSYLKSRGLGKVCALVTDGRFSGGTSGLSIGHVSPEAAEGGTIALVEEGDRIEIDIPNRRIHLAISDETLQQRRVAMQARGAVAWKPVNRQRSVSPALRAYAAMTTSAARGAVRDVSQVER from the coding sequence ATGCCCGACTATCGTTCTCGCACGACCACCCATGGCCGCAACATGGCCGGCGCCCGCGCTTTGTGGCGCGCAACCGGCGTCAAGGATGATGACTTCGGCAAGCCGATTATTGCGATCGCTAATTCATTCACTCAGTTCGTTCCCGGTCATGTTCACTTGAAGGATTTAGGACAACTGGTCGCGCGCGAGATCGAACAAGCTGGCGGCATCGCCAAAGAATTTAACACAATCGCCGTGGATGACGGCATTGCCATGGGTCACGGTGGAATGCTGTACTCGCTGCCCTCGCGCGAATTAATCGCCGATGCCGTCGAGTACATGGTCAACGCCCATTGCGCCGACGCCTTGGTGTGTATCTCCAATTGCGACAAGATCACCCCCGGCATGCTGATCGCCGCCATGCGCCTCAATATTCCAGCGATCTTCGTCTCCGGCGGGCCAATGGAAGCTGGTAAAACTCGCCTGGCGATGCATAAGCTGGATCTGGTCGACGCCATGGTCGCCGCGGCCGACGATCATATCGACGACGCCACCGTAGCCGAGTATGAGCGTTCCGCTTGCCCGACCTGTGGTTCCTGCTCCGGCATGTTCACCGCCAATTCCATGAATTGCCTGACCGAAGCGTTGGGCCTGAGTCTGCCGGGCAACGGTTCACTGCTGGCTACCCATGCCGACCGCCGAGAACTGTTCCTGGAAGCGGGACGGCGCATTGTCGACCTGACCCGGCGCTATTACGAACAAGATGACGCCTCGATATCGCCGCGAAGCATCGCTACTTTCGAAGCTTTTGAAAACGCCATGAGTCTCGATGTCGCCATGGGCGGCTCGACCAACACCGTGCTGCATCTGCTGGCGGCGGCGCAGGAAGGCGAAGTGCCTTTCACCATGCGCGACATTGACCGATTATCACGGCGAGTGCCGAATTTATGCAAGGTAGCGCCGGCGACTCAGAAATACCACATGGAAGACGTTCATCGGGCTGGCGGCGTGATCGCTATTTTGGGAGAGCTGGACCGCGCTGGGCTGCTTCATCGTGGGGCGCGCACGGTTCACAGCGAGACCTGGGTCGAGGCGCTGGATCGTTGGGACATCGCCCGACTAACGTCCTGGGATGAAGCCCGGACTCGCTACTCTGCGGGTCCCGCCGGCATTCCCACTCAGCAAGCCTTCAGCCAGGACACTCGCTGGCCCAGTCTGGATCTGGATCGGGAAAGCGGCTGTATTCGCGCCCAACCGCATGCTTATTCGCAAGACGGCGGTCTGGCGGTGCTGTATGGCAACCTGGCTGAGGACGGTTGTATTGTCAAGACGGCTGGGGTTGACGAAGATAATCTGCGGTTCCAGGGGCCTGCCCGGATCATGGAAAGCCAGGAAGACGCGGTGTCAGCCATTCTCGGTGGGCGCATCCAACCGGGTGATGTCGTGCTCATCCGCTATGAAGGGCCGCGCGGCGGACCAGGAATGCAGGAAATGTTGTATCCCACCAGCTATCTCAAATCCAGGGGACTGGGCAAGGTTTGCGCTTTGGTCACCGACGGACGTTTCTCGGGCGGCACCTCCGGTTTGTCCATTGGCCATGTTTCGCCGGAAGCGGCTGAAGGCGGAACCATCGCCCTCGTGGAAGAAGGCGACAGGATCGAGATTGATATTCCCAACCGTCGTATTCATCTGGCGATCAGTGATGAAACATTACAACAACGGCGGGTGGCCATGCAGGCGCGTGGCGCGGTGGCCTGGAAACCTGTCAATCGGCAACGCTCTGTTTCACCAGCGCTGCGCGCTTACGCCGCTATGACCACCAGCGCTGCCCGTGGTGCGGTGCGCGATGTCAGTCAGGTGGAAAGGTAA
- a CDS encoding MCP four helix bundle domain-containing protein, translated as MNNLKMSTQLTIGFGAMATITLLLGLLAVFGIYTLSADMEDTGENRIPALQALAQLNRERMVIRAQTQAVFAYETQLDAAAALHSIQQERRESWQWVDHGWQALLKIPRTSEQGRALQQQLDEQYKAWRTIYIELDGLIERLAIATDPDQKQVLYSEYRQAIGHMVPISDVMGQTFEAITENNITRTNAMIAEGHATAAWLWTLSIVAVAGSTVLGVLLTWLLVRGIRRPIGGEPAVIAALTQQIAQGDLTLQFENTGRETGIYAAMRDMATQLQQMVSQITQATAQVNSAAVEIAQGGGDLAQRTEEQASALEQTASSMEQLTSAVKHSAQNAEQANHLARAARTQAEQGGEVVKQAVAAMSAIHQSSNQIANIIGVIDEIAFQTNLLALNAAVEAARAGEQGRGFAVVAGEVRKLAQRSSDAAKEIKSLITNSASKVQDGGQLVAQSGQTLQEIVVSVKKVSDIVAEMATASQEQASGIEQINQAILQMDQMTQQNAALVEQTAAASHALSDQVRELEQLMRFFKLNRQVATRPEAASIKSPGARHSQRTDRHLVNSTVEEAAWT; from the coding sequence ATGAACAACCTGAAAATGAGTACGCAGTTGACTATCGGCTTCGGAGCGATGGCGACCATCACGCTGCTGCTCGGCCTCCTGGCGGTGTTCGGGATTTACACCCTGTCCGCTGATATGGAAGACACCGGCGAGAACCGCATTCCCGCCTTGCAGGCGTTGGCCCAGCTCAACCGCGAACGGATGGTGATTCGTGCGCAAACCCAGGCGGTCTTCGCGTATGAAACGCAACTTGACGCCGCGGCGGCATTGCATAGCATTCAGCAAGAGCGCCGCGAGAGCTGGCAATGGGTGGACCATGGGTGGCAGGCGTTGTTGAAAATCCCGCGAACCAGCGAGCAGGGCCGGGCGCTGCAACAACAACTTGATGAGCAATATAAAGCTTGGCGCACGATTTACATCGAACTGGACGGTTTGATCGAACGTCTCGCCATTGCCACCGACCCTGACCAGAAGCAGGTGCTGTACAGCGAATACCGCCAAGCAATCGGCCACATGGTGCCGATCTCGGACGTCATGGGGCAAACCTTCGAAGCTATTACCGAAAACAATATTACGCGCACGAATGCGATGATCGCAGAGGGTCACGCGACGGCGGCTTGGCTGTGGACCCTATCGATCGTGGCCGTGGCCGGTAGCACCGTGCTGGGCGTTCTGCTGACCTGGTTGCTGGTGAGAGGAATCCGCCGGCCCATCGGCGGCGAACCCGCCGTGATCGCGGCGCTGACTCAACAGATCGCCCAAGGCGATTTGACCTTGCAGTTCGAGAACACCGGGCGGGAAACCGGTATCTACGCCGCCATGCGCGACATGGCGACCCAACTCCAGCAGATGGTTAGCCAAATCACCCAGGCGACCGCTCAGGTCAATTCAGCTGCCGTGGAAATCGCCCAAGGCGGCGGCGACCTGGCGCAGCGCACCGAGGAACAAGCCTCGGCGCTGGAACAGACCGCCTCTTCGATGGAACAGCTCACCAGCGCGGTCAAACATAGTGCGCAGAACGCCGAGCAGGCCAACCACCTGGCGCGCGCTGCTCGCACCCAGGCTGAGCAGGGCGGTGAAGTGGTCAAACAAGCGGTAGCGGCGATGAGCGCTATCCATCAGAGCAGTAACCAGATCGCCAATATCATCGGGGTAATCGATGAAATCGCCTTCCAGACTAATCTGCTGGCGCTCAACGCCGCCGTCGAAGCTGCCCGCGCCGGCGAGCAGGGGCGGGGCTTCGCTGTCGTGGCCGGTGAGGTGCGTAAACTCGCTCAGCGTAGTTCCGATGCCGCTAAGGAAATCAAATCACTGATCACCAATAGTGCCAGTAAGGTGCAGGACGGTGGCCAGTTAGTCGCGCAATCCGGCCAGACCTTGCAAGAGATCGTTGTATCGGTCAAGAAAGTCAGCGATATCGTCGCTGAAATGGCCACCGCCAGTCAGGAGCAGGCTTCGGGCATCGAGCAAATTAACCAGGCCATTCTGCAAATGGATCAAATGACCCAGCAGAACGCCGCCCTGGTGGAACAGACGGCTGCCGCCAGTCATGCCTTGAGCGATCAGGTCCGCGAACTTGAGCAGTTGATGCGCTTCTTCAAGCTGAATAGACAGGTGGCGACCAGGCCAGAGGCTGCTTCGATAAAATCACCCGGCGCGCGCCATAGCCAGCGAACGGACCGTCATTTGGTCAACAGTACTGTGGAGGAAGCCGCATGGACCTAG
- a CDS encoding transposase family protein: protein MRNFQSICVRNERQFRALTGVSQQEFDQLVPVFSHCLNEENRRRYRRQQAQRRRHPGGGRKGILSAPELKLFFLLFYLKNYPTFDVLGCLFNMSPSKAQENVMKLIPILKQAEKELHILPHRHLKIVLMDSQQEQVDEKNRKIMIDATERPCRRPKNKRRQKSHYSGKRKAHTLKNTVIATVNGGIDVIGPATPGHQHDYAMLKGELDPEKPELSSVEVSVDLGYQGIEKDYPKIGTIHIPHKKPRKSKTHPNPKLTPKQKRENRLISQVRVGIEHFIGQLKNFGALTIRFRNRLNKIGDQIILVVAGLCNLRNGYEVQ, encoded by the coding sequence ATGCGAAACTTTCAATCAATTTGCGTGCGCAATGAACGACAATTTAGAGCGCTGACTGGGGTTTCTCAACAAGAATTTGATCAACTCGTTCCCGTGTTTTCGCATTGTTTGAACGAAGAGAATCGGCGGCGTTATCGCCGACAGCAAGCGCAACGTCGACGCCATCCGGGCGGGGGGCGCAAGGGGATTTTGTCGGCGCCTGAATTAAAACTTTTCTTTCTGCTTTTTTATCTGAAAAACTATCCTACCTTTGATGTATTGGGTTGTTTATTTAATATGAGTCCGTCAAAAGCCCAAGAGAACGTGATGAAGCTAATCCCGATTTTGAAGCAAGCTGAAAAAGAGCTTCATATCTTACCTCATCGCCACCTTAAAATCGTACTAATGGACAGTCAACAAGAACAAGTTGATGAAAAAAATAGAAAAATTATGATTGATGCGACGGAAAGACCCTGTCGCCGACCGAAAAACAAGCGTCGGCAAAAAAGTCATTATAGCGGAAAAAGAAAGGCCCATACCCTCAAAAACACAGTCATCGCGACCGTCAACGGTGGTATCGATGTAATCGGCCCGGCGACTCCGGGTCATCAGCATGACTATGCAATGTTAAAAGGAGAACTAGACCCTGAAAAACCGGAGCTTTCATCCGTAGAAGTTTCGGTTGATTTAGGCTATCAAGGGATCGAAAAAGACTATCCCAAGATCGGGACTATTCATATTCCCCATAAAAAACCACGCAAGTCAAAAACCCATCCAAATCCGAAGCTCACACCAAAACAGAAAAGAGAAAATCGCTTGATCAGTCAGGTTCGTGTGGGCATTGAACATTTCATCGGTCAATTAAAGAACTTTGGTGCGCTAACAATAAGGTTTAGAAACCGCCTTAATAAGATAGGCGATCAAATTATATTGGTCGTCGCTGGACTCTGCAACCTAAGAAATGGCTATGAGGTTCAATGA
- a CDS encoding response regulator: MSHHILLVDDDRLILSTLGNGLRQAGYTVTEAACSEAALALTKRHSPDLAILDIRLPGMSGIELARRLRDTHHIPALFLSAYSDKKMVEDAINEGGLGYLVKPVDMPQLIPAIEAALARSQDLKALNKVKSQLEEALKGGRDTTTAVGILMERQGLRQQEAFELLRIHARAQRRRLQSLARDIINAAETLNALRIGTNTNSR; the protein is encoded by the coding sequence ATGTCTCATCATATCCTGCTGGTCGATGACGACCGTTTGATTCTCAGTACGCTCGGCAATGGCTTGCGCCAGGCCGGCTATACGGTCACCGAGGCGGCTTGCAGCGAAGCAGCGCTCGCTTTGACCAAACGTCACTCTCCTGATTTAGCCATTCTCGACATCCGCTTGCCGGGCATGTCCGGTATCGAACTGGCGCGGCGGCTGCGGGATACCCACCACATCCCAGCCTTGTTCCTATCCGCCTACAGCGACAAGAAAATGGTGGAGGATGCGATTAACGAAGGAGGACTTGGTTACCTGGTCAAGCCGGTGGATATGCCGCAGTTGATTCCTGCTATCGAAGCGGCTCTGGCGCGATCCCAGGATTTGAAAGCTCTCAATAAGGTCAAAAGCCAGTTGGAAGAAGCGCTGAAGGGAGGGCGCGACACCACAACAGCTGTTGGCATTCTGATGGAACGGCAAGGCTTGCGGCAACAGGAGGCGTTCGAGTTGTTGCGCATCCACGCGCGCGCGCAGCGCCGCCGGTTGCAATCACTGGCCCGCGATATCATCAACGCGGCGGAGACGCTGAATGCGCTGAGGATAGGAACTAATACCAATTCCCGTTAA
- a CDS encoding PAS domain S-box protein codes for MTDYSRLSRRDLLAKLRAAEAELKRIQTTGETENRQADSGSCLFAATELRRRAETQWQAQYTQARLPLAEAESQQLIHELQVHQIELELQNEELREVSARLQQSLKHYTDVYDFAPTSYFILTDDGVIQEVNLAGAALLGQQRSDLIGQCLEFFVSEDSWPTFNAFLDQLTKGISPETCEVALDLENALPRPVRFEGVPIDFGMDRRCHLIAVDITRYKQMEKKWRAREQQLSAFFRAVPAGMGVTVQRRFQQVNDYFYQTLGYRPDEIIGQSTRIVYPSDEVFEWIGQEIQNQIKQNGLAVIETQTRCKDSRLIDILLQVIPLTSNQPESGWVFVAVGITERKQMTEMLRQAKERLELVIEGADVGLYDVNLRTGEVVVNERYLQILDYAPGEMAMTVQGWRDLIHPEDLPRVDHACEEAKRTGSIWIPGC; via the coding sequence GTGACAGATTATTCCCGGCTTTCGCGCCGTGATCTGCTGGCGAAACTGCGCGCCGCCGAGGCGGAGCTGAAGCGCATCCAAACCACCGGAGAAACCGAGAATCGGCAAGCGGATTCGGGCAGCTGCTTGTTCGCCGCCACCGAATTGCGCCGTCGCGCGGAAACACAATGGCAAGCGCAATACACACAAGCACGTCTACCGCTTGCTGAAGCTGAAAGCCAACAGTTAATTCACGAGTTGCAAGTCCACCAGATCGAATTGGAATTGCAGAATGAAGAACTGCGGGAGGTTAGCGCCCGGCTTCAACAGAGCCTGAAGCATTATACCGACGTCTATGACTTTGCTCCAACAAGCTATTTTATTCTCACTGACGATGGCGTTATCCAAGAAGTCAATTTGGCCGGCGCAGCCCTACTCGGCCAACAGCGATCTGATTTGATCGGCCAGTGCTTGGAGTTCTTTGTATCCGAGGATAGCTGGCCCACCTTCAACGCTTTTCTCGACCAGTTGACGAAGGGAATTTCCCCGGAAACTTGTGAAGTGGCTCTCGATCTGGAAAACGCGCTGCCTCGCCCGGTGCGCTTTGAAGGCGTGCCTATCGACTTCGGCATGGACCGGCGTTGTCACCTTATCGCTGTAGACATCACCCGATACAAGCAAATGGAAAAGAAATGGCGTGCGCGCGAACAGCAACTCTCCGCTTTTTTTCGCGCCGTGCCGGCAGGCATGGGCGTGACGGTGCAGCGCCGCTTTCAACAGGTGAACGACTATTTCTATCAGACGCTAGGTTACCGACCCGATGAAATCATCGGTCAGTCCACACGGATCGTATATCCCAGCGACGAAGTGTTCGAATGGATTGGCCAGGAAATACAGAATCAGATCAAACAGAATGGCTTGGCTGTCATAGAGACTCAAACGCGATGCAAGGATAGCCGACTGATCGATATTCTTCTTCAAGTAATCCCATTGACGTCGAACCAGCCGGAATCAGGGTGGGTCTTCGTCGCCGTGGGCATTACCGAACGCAAGCAGATGACGGAAATGCTGCGACAGGCCAAGGAGCGTCTGGAGTTGGTGATTGAAGGCGCCGATGTGGGACTATATGACGTTAACCTACGGACGGGCGAAGTAGTGGTAAACGAACGCTATCTCCAGATACTGGATTATGCGCCGGGCGAAATGGCGATGACCGTACAGGGTTGGCGGGATCTGATTCACCCCGAGGATTTGCCACGGGTCGATCACGCCTGTGAGGAAGCTAAAAGAACAGGCTCAATATGGATTCCAGGCTGTTGA
- a CDS encoding PAS domain S-box protein, whose translation MRHKSGNWIWVLDRGKGFGWDEHGGPWRLAGTHLDINARKQAEQALSTRETLLRAIMENSPDPIFMMDRACRLRYANPAALTALNTFGDQPRWTQETLIGKTSLEFFDDPVVGQAVLEANQRVIESEQTIQTEERITTGDATRIYLSIRSPIRDGAGQIVGLVGIARDITEQKRNEEQRLAQLTNQRDTLVREVHHRIKNHLQGVSGLLRNRIARRPELAEDMEEVIAQICAIAHVYGLQSQRPEGRVRLDELLKTLTHGATGVAPIHCALPVLKSGAAVLLAREEAVPLALVLNELLANALKHNDAARPTRPIQVAVEISTTEQRVVIRNGPALLTTTFDFAAGRGLGTGLELLRALLPPQGAALTFRQQADEVVTELRLTPPVVDVECIEAGRSS comes from the coding sequence ATGCGTCACAAATCCGGGAACTGGATCTGGGTGCTGGATCGAGGCAAAGGGTTTGGTTGGGATGAGCATGGCGGCCCGTGGCGCCTCGCAGGAACTCATTTGGATATCAATGCTCGCAAACAGGCTGAACAGGCGTTAAGCACCAGAGAAACTCTGCTGCGCGCCATCATGGAAAACAGTCCCGACCCAATTTTCATGATGGATCGCGCTTGTCGCCTGCGCTACGCCAATCCAGCAGCTCTAACGGCTCTCAATACATTCGGCGACCAGCCACGTTGGACTCAGGAAACCTTGATTGGCAAGACCTCTCTGGAATTCTTCGACGATCCGGTAGTGGGGCAAGCTGTGCTGGAAGCTAATCAGCGGGTGATAGAGTCCGAACAGACGATACAGACCGAGGAGCGAATCACCACAGGAGATGCAACGCGGATCTACCTGAGTATCCGCTCACCGATCCGGGATGGCGCCGGACAGATCGTTGGGCTGGTCGGGATCGCTCGCGACATCACCGAACAGAAACGAAATGAGGAACAACGTCTTGCGCAATTAACGAACCAGCGCGATACCCTGGTGCGGGAAGTTCATCATCGCATCAAGAATCATTTACAGGGGGTTAGTGGATTGTTACGTAACCGTATCGCTCGGCGTCCAGAATTGGCCGAAGACATGGAGGAGGTCATCGCGCAGATTTGCGCCATCGCTCACGTTTACGGTTTGCAGAGCCAACGCCCGGAGGGCCGGGTGCGGCTCGATGAGTTGCTCAAAACTCTGACCCATGGAGCCACTGGAGTGGCGCCGATCCACTGCGCTTTGCCGGTGCTGAAATCCGGCGCAGCGGTGCTTCTGGCGCGGGAGGAAGCCGTTCCGCTAGCCCTGGTACTCAACGAACTGTTGGCCAACGCCCTCAAGCACAACGATGCCGCCAGACCAACCCGTCCGATTCAAGTAGCGGTGGAAATCAGCACGACCGAGCAACGAGTCGTGATCCGCAACGGTCCTGCTCTCTTAACGACCACTTTCGATTTTGCCGCAGGTCGAGGCTTGGGCACCGGCCTGGAATTGCTTCGAGCACTGCTTCCACCTCAGGGAGCTGCGCTAACGTTCCGCCAGCAAGCGGATGAAGTAGTAACCGAACTCCGCTTGACGCCTCCGGTTGTCGATGTTGAGTGCATTGAGGCTGGTAGGTCGTCATGA